GGCGCCGGATCGGCATGTCCGCCCGGGACAGCTCGACCATGCGGCCCTCGATGCGCTCGAGATCATCTGCCGTGAACGGCGCCGGCATGTCGAAGTCGTAATAGAATCCCTCTTCGATCGGCGGACCGATGGTCAGCCGCGCTTCGGGGAACAGCTCCTTGGTGGCCTGGGCCATCAGGTGCGTACTGCTGTGCCAGTACACCTCGCGGCCCTCGGGATTGCTGAAGGTCAGCACTTCCAGGGAGGCGTCTCCGTCCAGCCGGTGGTCCAGGTCGACCTGGGCGCCGTCGATCTTGGCCGCGAGCGCCGCCCTGCCCAGGCCGGGACCGATGCGCGCCACAGCGTCCATGACCGTCGAACCCTGCTCCATTTCGATCTGACCGCCGTCGGGAAGTGTGATCCTGACGTTTTTCAATGACTTGCTCCTGGGCAGTACTGTGTCAGTTCCAGGCTGGTCCGCCTGATTCCGCATGGCCTTTCCACCTACCGGACAAACAGAAAAAAATAAGGCGCGAGACGGAATTTGTCAATAGAATTACCTGGCCCAAAATCCCGTCAACGATCGAACAGACTGCCCATCATGTCGCTGTAAGAACGCCGGCCGTCTGCGACGTTCTTGCTGATCCGAGAATGCTGGTGCAGACCCTCGAGCAGGAATTCCATGGCGACGGCGAGTTCGGCCCGGCTTTCCGTTCGGATATGCTCGCCGGCCAGTTTCCGCAACCCGCCGACACCGTTCAACGCGCTGTAATAGGATTTGTCGTCCATGGTGTCCGAAATCTCGACTGTTTTTCCCTCCTCGAACCAGTCGAGGACTTCCCGGTAGTACGCGCCGCGTTCGTCATCCTCGCCGTAAACCGCGGGAAAGTAGTTTCCGAAGACTTCTTTCACGGCCCGCCCGATCAGCGCCTCGGCCACCTTTACCTCGCCTTCCTGCTCGCCCTCGTACACGAGTTCGAGCTTGCCCGTCATCGCCGGTATCACCGCGGAAAGATCACACATGCGGGGAACGACGGACCGGCGCTTCTGCAATATGCTTCGCTTTTCGACCTGGCTGACCAGGTTTTCCATGGCGGCGATGGTCATGCGCGTGCTCACGCCGGAAGTCTGGTCGATGAATTCGCTGCCACGGGCCTGGAAGGCGATCTCTTCCACCGTTTCGCGTATGAAGGACGGCATGTCGATGCGGACGCCGCCGGGCCGGTCGGTCCAGGCCTCCTGGTCGGTGATGGCCAGGGCGTACGTGCGGTTGACCGGATAGTGGGTGAGGATCTGCGAGTCGATCCGGTCCTTGAGCGGGGTGATGATGGCGCCCCGGTTGGTGTAGTCCTCCGGGTTCGCCGAGAAGACGATCATCACGTCCAGGGGAATCCGGACGGGAAACCCCCGGATCTGGATGTCCTTCTCTTCCATGATGTTCAGCAGGCCGACCTGGATGCGGGGCTGGAGATCGGGCAATTCGTTGACGGCGAAGATGCCCCGGTTCATCCGCGGGATGATGCCGAAGTGGATTACGCCCTCGTGGGCGTAGTGCAGCCGCTGAGAGGCCGCCTTGATGGGATCGATGTCGCCGATCAGGTCGGAGATGGTCACGTCGGGCGTGGCGAGTTTTTCGCCGTACCGTCGCGACCGGCCGATCCATTCGATGGGCGTGTCGTCCCCGCGCTCGGTCACGAGGTCCCGGGCGCGCCGGCTGACGGGCGCGAAGGGCGAGCTGTTGATCTCGCAGCCTTCGATCACGGGCAGGTACTCGTCGAGCAGCGTGACCAGCGATCTCAGGATGCGGGTCTTCGCCTGTCCTCGCAGCCCGAGAAGAATGAAGTCGTGCCGGGACAGGATCGCGTTGATCAGTTCGGGAATGACGGTCTGGTCATATCCGACTATGCCGGG
The Gemmatimonadota bacterium genome window above contains:
- a CDS encoding magnesium chelatase; this encodes MDYTAATTIGALRGMGYPQRTIKDEMRDNLIGKLTRGEQVFPGIVGYDQTVIPELINAILSRHDFILLGLRGQAKTRILRSLVTLLDEYLPVIEGCEINSSPFAPVSRRARDLVTERGDDTPIEWIGRSRRYGEKLATPDVTISDLIGDIDPIKAASQRLHYAHEGVIHFGIIPRMNRGIFAVNELPDLQPRIQVGLLNIMEEKDIQIRGFPVRIPLDVMIVFSANPEDYTNRGAIITPLKDRIDSQILTHYPVNRTYALAITDQEAWTDRPGGVRIDMPSFIRETVEEIAFQARGSEFIDQTSGVSTRMTIAAMENLVSQVEKRSILQKRRSVVPRMCDLSAVIPAMTGKLELVYEGEQEGEVKVAEALIGRAVKEVFGNYFPAVYGEDDERGAYYREVLDWFEEGKTVEISDTMDDKSYYSALNGVGGLRKLAGEHIRTESRAELAVAMEFLLEGLHQHSRISKNVADGRRSYSDMMGSLFDR